The genome window ATCATTTAGATTGGCACTGGTTATTCTGGATTTTCTTACCAATTGGTATTATTGCTTTCGGTATGATTATGGCACTATTCCCTAAAGTTGAAGGAAACGGAAAACAAAGTATTGATTATATTGGATCTTTATTTATGACTGTTGCTATTGTTCCATTATTATTGGCCTTTTCATGGGCAGGAACAGAGTATGCATGGGGATCTGTACAAATTCTCGGATTGATTGCAGCTAGTATTGTTTTTGCTATTGTGTTTGTATTGGTGGAAAAGAAAGCAAAAAATCCAATTTTACCATTACATCTATTCAAAAATAATATTGTGACTGTTTCTAATATAATTGGTTTTATTATGAACTTTGGAATGATGGGTGCCATGATTTATCTATCTTTCTTTGTTCAAGGGGTATTAGGGATTTCTCCTACTTATGCTGGTTATGTAACAATGCCGATGTCTATTGTTATGGTTATCTCCAGTACCATTATCGGTCAGTTAATTTCAAAAACAGGGAAATATAAACGTTTTGCATTAATCGGAGTTCCAACAATGATCGCTGGTATGGCCATTATGATCTTTATGAATAGTGTACCAATGGCGATTTTAAGTATGATTGTGTTTGGTTTGGGATTAGGTATTGGTATGCCGGTATTTTCAATTGCTACCCAAAATGCCGTTTCCCATAAAGAATTGGGAGTAGTAACTGCTTCCACTCAATTATTCCGTAATCTAGGTGGTACAATTGGTATTGCTGTCATGGGTACCGTTATGGCAAATAATCTAAAGACAAACTTGCAAGATACGATGCAAAACTCGCCAGTAGTGAAAGATTTAGCAACATTAGATCCGAAAGTAACAGAGCAAATGGTTGGTTTCGCCAATCCACAAGCATTGATGAATAAACCATTACTTGAACAGACAGAAGCAAATTTACCCGCAGATGTACAACCGATATTTGCACAAATGATTCAAGGAATCAGAGATGCATTAGGAGATACATTATCAACGGTATTCTTAACTGGAACCATCGTATTAGTTGTTGCCTTTTTATTAGTATTCTTCTTAAAAGAAATTCCTTTAAGAACATCTAATCAAGCAGCTCCTGAAGAAAAGAAGGAAGAAAATATCGTTTTAGATAGACAAAAATCTTAATACGAATGCGATTTGGCTGTCTCCAAATTTTTGGAGACAGCCTTTTGTTTGCTTATTTCATGACAAGAACACAAATTGCAACCTATTTTTGGAAAAAGCTGAAATTTTCTCGCACAACCTTTTTTCTGTTATAATAAGTTATAGTAATAGAATGAAAAAAGTAGGGATGTTAAATGAAAATTATCTGTTTTGGAGATAGCCTAACTAGAGGTGTCTCATTTGTAAAAGGTAGGATAAGAATTATTAAAGATAATTATCCCGCTTTGCTTGGAAAATTATTTGCCTTAAATAATTCGGATGATACGATTGTCTTAAATAAAGGTGTATTTAATGACAATTCTGATTTATTACTGAAGCGACTAGAGAAGGATGTTCTTTCTGAGGAGCCGAATTATGTTTTATTAAACGTTGGTGGGAATGATTGCAATTTTCAATGGCAAGAAGTAGCCGAAGATCCTGATAGTAATCATGAGCCGATTGTTCCGATAAATCAATATATCGAAAACATTGCTCAAATGGTCACAAAAATGAAGCAATCTAATATCACGCCAATATTGTTAACTTTGCCACCACTTGATCCAGTAAGATATTATAAATCAATTGCAGAAAGATATGGGACAACTATTAGTCATTGGATTAGCTGCTGTGGTGGGATAGAGCATTGGCATGGTTTATATAATTTTCATTTAAACAAATTAATTGAGCAATTAAATCTTCCAAGTATTGATGTTCGCTCAGCTCTTAAAAAGGCTGGGAATATTGCTGATTTTATCAGTGATGATGGAATTCATTTAAATGCTGAAGGTTACAAGAAAATGAGTTATTTCATTTTTGAGGAGATGAATCGATTAACCGGCAGACAACACGAACAATTATCGTAACTTATCTTTTTTTGTAAGAAAATAGTGGAAATAGTTTTTATACACACTAGGTATGGAATATTTTTGGAATTTGCGATAAGATAATGGGACAAGCAGTCATCAATAGGTAGATTTAAATAGTGGAGGAAATTCAGATGAGCACATTGTACGAAAAAATAATTGATGTTTTGCAACAAAAAGGACCGACAACCCTTTCCGCTATTTTTAATGAATTAAATAGTTATTTAGGAGAGGAAGAAACACCTATTTCTATGTCCTCCATAAAGTCTGTACTTTCTCGAAAAAAAGACTTGTTTGAGGTTTACGATGATATAGTATCCATTCACCCAGAAAAAGAAATTACAAAACTAATTGTTGAATATAAAGTAAATCAAGAACATTCTTTCAGTATTCATATCGATTTTGATCTTCGCAACTACTTAATTCAAGAATGGAGTCAGTTTCCAATTGTGATTCCTCCGGTTTTTAATAAAATTGAACCGGAAGAGTTTGATGCTTTAAGGATGGAATTATATCGCTTGAAAATGTGGGATTGGGAAGAAGAAATGCTAGGAATTGAAACAGTTAAATGTACTGCCCGATTGGTTACTGTAACCTCGACTTATACGGTCGATTTAGTGAATATGCAATCAAAGGAATGGAGACAACTGCAGAAAATGATTTCTCTTTTTACTGATTTAGAATTATTGCTTAAATAAGTTAATCGATTGGGAAGTATGAGTGATAAATAGACGCAGTTATTGTCCCTTGATAAGGTAAAGAGGCTAGCTGCAACCATTCATTTATAATAGGGATAACAAAGCCAAACAATTATACACAACTTCGTATAATTGTTTGGCTTTTTATTTTGTTTCATATTAGAAATAGTTCGTTTTCTAGATTATTTCATACGTGTTAGGTGGAAAATATCTTAGGAATCATTTGGGAAATATCGGAAGGATTTAGCGATACATAGTCCATAATCCAATATCTTCAAAGCCGATTTTTTTATAAATTTTACCAGCGTCAGGATTATCGTAAAATAAGCAGACAAACTGTTTGTCGTCTAATATATCATTAACAAGAGCCGTCATTAGCTTACTTGCCAATCCTTTATTTCTGTAGCCTTTATGTGTACAGACGCCGACAATCATTGCTGAATGGGAATTTTCGGCCGTAGTGGAGACCGTTGATATAATTTCTCCTTTATCGTTTTCCAGAAAATATGTCCGCCCAGTTTGAGACTCGATCGCTTTCTTGAGCATATTTTTCGAATCTTCTGTAGTAGTAAATTCAGCAATAGAATTCCGTAATGTGACAATGCGATCAATATCATCAAGGGTAGCCTTTTTGATCATATCTATTTGTTTGATCTCTCGCTTTTTGCCGCATTGAGCAAAATAAGTCACTTTTTTCTTTCCTAAATTTAAAGAGGGAAGCTTTTCAAATTTGTCTACTAAATCAGCTCTTCCTGATAAGGTTACTGGATTCGTATTGGTTTCCATTATAGCTGCAAAAGCTTGGACATCAAAATGATCTTTATCGACAGCGTAAAATATATAGCTTTCAAAATATTTGAGAAGTACTGCTTTTATCTCTCCACTATGGAATTCTCCCCAAAGTTTTTGAAATGCAGAATGATACCCGAATGCCTCAATATCGCCAATAATAAAAAGATTCATTGAAGGGTCTTGAAGCAAAAATCTCATTACCTCAGCATGATCTTGCTCTGTAAGTTCTCGAATCATTGTATAACCTTCTTTCTGCTTTCTGAAAATAGTTAATTGTAAGTTTATCATAATATTAAGAATGTATATAGAACTAAAAGGATAAAAATAGGATAATTATAAATAGTATTTTACAGTTAAAAAATGAACACAGACAGAGGAAAGAAAAATCCAATCCAGCTTTGCTATCAGCTGGATTGGATTTTTGAAGTTAGTAAACATCTTACTAGAGAATAATATTAATAGGAATTGCTGGATAAGACGTTAAAGTAACGTGCATCTGGATGGGCAAATACCATTGCTGAAACAGATGCCTCTGGCTCCATCATACATTCTTCTGACAAGGTTATGCCAATATCTTCGGGTGACAATAAGCTGAACAATTTTTTCTGGTCTTCCAATTCAGGACAAGCTGGATATCCAAATGAAAATCTTTGTCCTTGATATTTTGCTGTAAAGCGATCCTTCATTGTAAAAGTTGCCGGGTCAGGGAATCCCCATCTATCTCTAATTTGACGATGAATTAATTCTGCTAACCCCTCAGCTGTTTCTAGTGCAAGGGATTGAAGGGCATGGGATTCAAGAAATCTTCCATCTCGTTTTAGCTGTTCTCCTGCTTCCCGTATACCAGTACCAGCTGTTACAGCAAAAAAAGCAACATAGTCCATCACTCCACTATCCACTGATTTTAGATAGTCTGCTAAGCATAAAAATGGTTCTCTTTCTTGTCTTGGAAAATCAAAGGTTTCGATTATTTTCGTTTTGTCTTTTGAATCATAGATATAGATCTTGTTGCCATCTGATTGAGCAGGGAAGAAGCGATAAACCGCTTTTGGCAGTATCCAATTATTTTGTTCAGCCTCATTTAACAGTTGTTCAATCATATTATTTAATTGGACAGCTTTATCGTCTTTCTTTTCTAGCAAAACATCAATTTTTCCTTTAACTCCTAAATGGTGACCTAAGAGCATTTGTTTATTAATATATGGTTTAATATGACTAGTCGTATAAGTCGTTAATATATGTCTTTTGATATCTTGCGGGACAAAGACGGGAGCCTCTGTGTTAACAGTTTTTCTTTTAATACCAGTGATAACAGGTTTTGTATATTCTTTTACAGGACTAGCTGAAAGTAATTGCTTTTTCTTTTCATGTTCCTGTTTAAGCAAATCGAATTCGTCTTTATTAGTCAGCTGATTTGCAAGAGATAAGCCATTCATAGCATCTTTTGCATATAACACTAATCCATCATATTCACGTGAAATTTTTGTGTCGGTAAATTTTCTTGATAATGCTGCTCCGCCTACTAAGATAGGAACTTCTATGCCAGCTTGTTTCATGTCTGCAGCTGTTAGTACCATCTGTTGTGCCGATTTGACAAGTAAGCCAGACAAGCCAACAATATTTGGTTGTTCCTTTTTAATAGCAGAAACTAAATCTGCTGGGGGAACTTTGATGCCGAGATCAATCACTTCATATCCGTTATTAGAGAGAATGATATCAACGAGATTTTTGCCGATATCATGAACATCTCCTTTAACAGTTGCTAAAATAACTTTCCCTTTAGTAGAGGTAGAAACATTTTTGTCCATATATCCTTCTAAAAAGGAAACAGCCGTTTTCATTACTTCTGCGCTTTGCAGCACTTCTGCGACAATTAGCTGATTATCATTAAATAAGCGGCCAACTTCCTTCATTCCATCCATAAGAGGACCATTAATAATATCTAGTGGGGCACTATATGTAGTAAGTGCAATGGCTAAATCAGCTATTAATCCTTCTTTAGTTCCTTCAACAACATAATAAGCTAACCGTTCATCTAATGTTAAATTTTCAAGTGAATTGATCTTTTCTTTTTTCTTATCTCGATAAAAGTCCGTAAAAATAGCCAACGTTTCATCTGTTGTTTCAAATAATAGCTTTTCAGCTAATTCAATTTCTTCTTTACTAATGGACGCAAATCTTTCCAATTTTTCTGTATTAACGATTGCGTAGTCAAGGCCTGCTTGTGTGCAGTGATAAAGAAAGACACTATTTAATATTTCTCGACCGACAGGAGGGAGACCAAAGGAAACATTGCTTATGCCAAGAATAGTTTGGACGTCCGGGCATGCTTGCTTTATTTCCTTAATTCCTTCAACTGTCGCTAATGCTGAGCCGATGTACTGTTCATCTCCCGTTCCTACAGGAAAGACAAGGGGATCAAATATTATGTCTTGACCATTAATTTGATATTTTTTCGTTAACAAATCATATGATCGCTTTGCTATTTGTAGTTTTTTCTCTACAGTAACTCCCATGCCATCTTCATCAATAGTTCCAACAACAACAGCGGCTCCATACTTATGGATGAGAGGGGCGATAGCTTGAAATCTTTCTTCGCCATCCTCCAGGTTAATACTATTAATGATTGCTTTTCCTTGTGAGTAGGAGAGTGCCTTTTCTATTACTTGTTCATCAGTTGAATCAATAACAAGTGGTACCTTGACTTTTTTTACAACTTCTTTCATGAAAAGCTCCATGTCTTGCATTTCATCTCTATCGGGATCTGCTAAGCAAATATCAATAACATGGGCTCCGCCTTTGACTTGAGCTCTGGCAATTTCTGATGCTTCTTCGTATTTTCCTTCTTTTATCAACCTTTTAAATTTTCTAGAACCAATAACATTTGTCCGTTCTCCAACCATAATTGGTCTTAATGTAGGATCATCATAAATAAAGGGCTCAATTCCAGAAACCATGTGAAAATTAGTTTCTGCAACTTTTCGCGGGGAGATTTCTTTCATTTTTTCGGCAATTACACGAATATGCTCAGGTGTAGTACCACAGCAGCCTCCAACAATATTTAGCCAGCCTTCTTCTGCGAATCCAACGAGTTTATTGGCTAGAGAGGAGGCAGTTTCGTGATAGTTTCCTTCTTCATCAGGCAAGCCAGCATTAGGATAACAGCTAACAGCAAACTTAGACAGACTTGAAAGTGAGCGAATATGATCCTGCATAAACTCTGGGCCTGTTGCACAGTTTAAGCCAATAGCGATAGGATGCATATGTTCAACGGAAATGTAAAAT of Niallia circulans contains these proteins:
- a CDS encoding MDR family MFS transporter, whose amino-acid sequence is MEHLTHKKKLSIMIAIMAAMFFAAINQTIVSTAMPKIISILDGMDYYTWTINIYMLTSTIATVLVGKLSDMYGRKPFLLIGILLFMVGAFLTGTSNDVFQFIAYRGIQGIGAGIIQSSAFTAVGDLFPPRERGKWMGLLTAVFGFSSVLGPLLGGYLVDHLDWHWLFWIFLPIGIIAFGMIMALFPKVEGNGKQSIDYIGSLFMTVAIVPLLLAFSWAGTEYAWGSVQILGLIAASIVFAIVFVLVEKKAKNPILPLHLFKNNIVTVSNIIGFIMNFGMMGAMIYLSFFVQGVLGISPTYAGYVTMPMSIVMVISSTIIGQLISKTGKYKRFALIGVPTMIAGMAIMIFMNSVPMAILSMIVFGLGLGIGMPVFSIATQNAVSHKELGVVTASTQLFRNLGGTIGIAVMGTVMANNLKTNLQDTMQNSPVVKDLATLDPKVTEQMVGFANPQALMNKPLLEQTEANLPADVQPIFAQMIQGIRDALGDTLSTVFLTGTIVLVVAFLLVFFLKEIPLRTSNQAAPEEKKEENIVLDRQKS
- a CDS encoding SGNH/GDSL hydrolase family protein gives rise to the protein MKIICFGDSLTRGVSFVKGRIRIIKDNYPALLGKLFALNNSDDTIVLNKGVFNDNSDLLLKRLEKDVLSEEPNYVLLNVGGNDCNFQWQEVAEDPDSNHEPIVPINQYIENIAQMVTKMKQSNITPILLTLPPLDPVRYYKSIAERYGTTISHWISCCGGIEHWHGLYNFHLNKLIEQLNLPSIDVRSALKKAGNIADFISDDGIHLNAEGYKKMSYFIFEEMNRLTGRQHEQLS
- a CDS encoding GNAT family N-acetyltransferase encodes the protein MIRELTEQDHAEVMRFLLQDPSMNLFIIGDIEAFGYHSAFQKLWGEFHSGEIKAVLLKYFESYIFYAVDKDHFDVQAFAAIMETNTNPVTLSGRADLVDKFEKLPSLNLGKKKVTYFAQCGKKREIKQIDMIKKATLDDIDRIVTLRNSIAEFTTTEDSKNMLKKAIESQTGRTYFLENDKGEIISTVSTTAENSHSAMIVGVCTHKGYRNKGLASKLMTALVNDILDDKQFVCLFYDNPDAGKIYKKIGFEDIGLWTMYR
- the metH gene encoding methionine synthase; its protein translation is MQQTSLAEQLKRKIIIMDGAMGTMLQRENLTADDFGGEELEGCNENLNLTRPDIITKIHESYLHAGADIIETNTFGATKIVLDEYHLGHIAYQLNVKAAKLAKEAVRKYSTPDWPRFIAGAMGPTTKTLSVTGGTTFEELISSYEEQALGLIDGGVDLLLLETSQDMLNVKAGFLGIKQAFTKTGKELPLMISGTIEPMGTTLAGQSIEAFYISVEHMHPIAIGLNCATGPEFMQDHIRSLSSLSKFAVSCYPNAGLPDEEGNYHETASSLANKLVGFAEEGWLNIVGGCCGTTPEHIRVIAEKMKEISPRKVAETNFHMVSGIEPFIYDDPTLRPIMVGERTNVIGSRKFKRLIKEGKYEEASEIARAQVKGGAHVIDICLADPDRDEMQDMELFMKEVVKKVKVPLVIDSTDEQVIEKALSYSQGKAIINSINLEDGEERFQAIAPLIHKYGAAVVVGTIDEDGMGVTVEKKLQIAKRSYDLLTKKYQINGQDIIFDPLVFPVGTGDEQYIGSALATVEGIKEIKQACPDVQTILGISNVSFGLPPVGREILNSVFLYHCTQAGLDYAIVNTEKLERFASISKEEIELAEKLLFETTDETLAIFTDFYRDKKKEKINSLENLTLDERLAYYVVEGTKEGLIADLAIALTTYSAPLDIINGPLMDGMKEVGRLFNDNQLIVAEVLQSAEVMKTAVSFLEGYMDKNVSTSTKGKVILATVKGDVHDIGKNLVDIILSNNGYEVIDLGIKVPPADLVSAIKKEQPNIVGLSGLLVKSAQQMVLTAADMKQAGIEVPILVGGAALSRKFTDTKISREYDGLVLYAKDAMNGLSLANQLTNKDEFDLLKQEHEKKKQLLSASPVKEYTKPVITGIKRKTVNTEAPVFVPQDIKRHILTTYTTSHIKPYINKQMLLGHHLGVKGKIDVLLEKKDDKAVQLNNMIEQLLNEAEQNNWILPKAVYRFFPAQSDGNKIYIYDSKDKTKIIETFDFPRQEREPFLCLADYLKSVDSGVMDYVAFFAVTAGTGIREAGEQLKRDGRFLESHALQSLALETAEGLAELIHRQIRDRWGFPDPATFTMKDRFTAKYQGQRFSFGYPACPELEDQKKLFSLLSPEDIGITLSEECMMEPEASVSAMVFAHPDARYFNVLSSNSY